In the Balnearium lithotrophicum genome, CCCTTCTAATAAACGTAGGAACACTGGTTTTGATTCACGAGGAGCCAAGAAGGGGAATAATCACCTTTGAAATGCTAAAGAGTAACAACTTTCTCCAGCCGACCGTTTTAGGAGTTCCTTACTTTAAAAAGCCTCCCTTACACGAATGGATTACTTCGCTCCTTTCCCTCCCCTTTGGAGTTTCTGAAACAACGTTGAGACTCCCTTCGGCCATTGCCGTATTCTTAACCTCCTTTACACTCTTTTTCCTTCTGAAAAACTTTTTGGGCAGGAGAGGAGCTCTCTTTTCATCCCTCATATATCCAACCTTCTTCGTTGTCCTCTTTGGATACTCAACAAAGTGTGAACCAGATACTATTTTTACCCTGTTTGTAACGCTCTCTATACTCCTATTCTTCTACTTCTTTGAGAAGAAGAGGGAATTTACAGCTTGGTTTTTGGGTTACTTTTTTACATCCCTTGCCCTTTTAACAAAGGGGCTCCCTGCAGTCCAATTTTTCCTCTTTTTTCTGTTCTCCTACTTTCTTATAAACAGAAATTTCAAAAAGCTCCTCTCAATAAATCACCTAATCGGCCTTTTGGCAGGAATTTTTCCCTTTCTTCTCTGGCTCCTTTCAGTTAACACAGACCAAGCTATTAAAACTCTCTTTTCTGAGGTTCTTTCGAGAGCTCCCGGCAAAGTTAACTTTTTACACGCAGTAAAGAACTACACTACTTATCCCTTTAGATTTCTACTTTCGACATTTCCTTGGTCATTCATTTTCCTTTACTACATTTTTAAGAGGAGAATAAATTGGAGGACAGAGGATAATTTAATAAAGGTCTTCTCTATCACCTTTCTCTTGGATACCCTTCTTTACTGGGTTTTTCCCGGAAGCAGACTGAGATACCTTATGCCTGCTCTACCTCTATTTTCAGTAATCCTGTCTCAATTCTTCCTTAAAGAAAAGCTCATACACAAGAGGGCCAAAGAGATACTGAGATTTACCGTTGAAATTTTGGTTCCACTTGGAATTGTTGCTGGTGTTTTAATCACAGGGTATCCTTCACTGATTTTAAAGGAAACACTGATATTTCTTATTTTTCTCTACGGAATTTATTTCTTTTTTCTTCCAAGGTTCAACTTTTCCTACGTAGTTATTCTCATTTCTGTACTAATGGTTATTTTAAGGGGATTTTACAGTTCCTACTACTATCCTATTGCAGAGTACAAGTATCCTCCCGTTAGAATTACTGCTAAACAGATAGCAAGGGATACAGAGAAATATGAACTTTTTACGAAAACGACCTATTTACAGCTCTGTTTTTACGTTGAAAAGTACAAAAATAAGGTCTTATACTTTGTAGAGAATCCTCCCGAAGATTCCCTCTTTCTGTCTCAAAGGAGGGAAGGAAATGTTTTAAAGGAGTATAATTTAGGAAAACACAGGTTTTTTCTGTGCTCTTACGGAATAAAATCTCTGAGGCAATGAGAAAGGAATGCTAAATTTTGCTGTTTGCTCCCACGTTGTAGAGACTAAGAAGGAATTTTCATTCTGGAGGAAATTTTCAGACTTCTTCTCGAGGAAATTAAACACAAAAATTGAAATAGTTACTTTTGAAAACTATTTAGAGGAAAAAAATAAAGCTCTAAAGGCAAGTTATGATATCTATTATTCAAATCCTGTGATTTCCTATACTTTATACAAGAGAGGTTACAAGCCTATTGCAAGATTCAGGAATAAAAAGGACAACTTCGTAGTAATTGGATACAAGAAATTTTTTGAGAATTCAAACACAGTAATAACAACGTACGTAGAAACAAATTTACTTCCTGTACTGATAATTGAAAACTTTGACTTTTTAAGGACAAACGTTGCATTTTCCAAGAATCAAAGTGAAGTTTACAAAAGAGTAAAGGAAGGTGTCGCTGATTTTGGAATAATGTACGAGGAGACCTATTTAGAGATAGAGGATAGCAACAAACCCCCTGTTATTCTAAAAATAAATTCAAACTTAGAACACACCTTAATGGTTAAACCTGAGCACTATGAAAAAATTAAAGAATATGTAGAAAAGTTTGATGAGCTGAAGAGAATAACGGAAGATGAGTTTCTTGAAGGTTTAACGGAAAAACTTCCAATTATTTCATTTTTAAAAACTAAGGAAATTTTTGATATTGCAAAGGCCGTTTACCACAATCCTTACGTTGGTATTGCAATTTACAAAGATACCATAGTCTATGCAAGTGAAAACATTCAGAGGATTTTAGGATATTCCTTGGATGAATTAAAAAAACTTAGACCTCAAGACATTGTAGTAGAAAACTATAGAGAGGTAGTAGAAAAGGCATACAACAAGAGATTAAAGGGGGAATTCTTCTTTAAAGGTTACGAGTACGTTAAGTTGAGGACAAAAAGTGGGAATTACATATACGCTTTTGTATTTTCAAGTACGATACTCTACCAAAACTCATATGCAGGTCTTCTTTTTATAATTGATGTAACTAAAGAGGTTTTATTTAGAAAGTTCTACAGTATCTTAAGGAACGTGAACAGAGCAATCATATCGGTTCTTACAGAGAGGGAGCTCTTCGAGGTTATCTGTCGCACTCTTAAAAAGGAGTTAGAAATTAAATTTGCATGGATTGGTGTTATTGATGAAAAAACAAAGAAGTTTAAGAAGATATATAAATGTGGTCAAGATGACAGGTATTTAGAAGTTTTTAACGTTTCTATAGATAAGAGTATCTTAAATACAGAAGATTTTACGATTAAAGCTTACGAAGAAGGGGAAATTGTCCTAAATCCCTCTGTTGAGAAAGGAAAAGAACGTTGGAAAAGTGAAATGTTAAAGAGGAATTTTCTATCATCTGTTTCCGTTCCTATAATGAAAAACGGTAAAGTTTATGCTGTTTTAAACATATACTCACCTATTTCCCGTTTCTTTGATGATTCTTATAGGAGTTTGTTTGAAGAACTAAGCAACGATTTAAGTTTTGCTCTTGAGAAAATAGATAGCATTAAGAAATCCGTTGTTTTGGAGAACTCAATAGAAAAGGCCACGGAGTGGGTAATAATTACAGATAAAAATGGAAAGATTGAGTATGTAAACGATTATGTATGCGAAATATCGGGATACTCCAAAGAGGAACTTTTAGGTAAAAGGCCAAGTATCTTCAAGTCGGGTTATCACAGTGAGGAATTTTATAGAAAACTCTGGGAAACAATTTCTTCTGGAAAAGAGTTTAGTGCTGTATTTGTAAATAGAGCCAAATCAGGGAAACTCTTTTATTTGGAACAGAAGATAGTTCCTGTAACCCTTCCCGACGGAGAGTCAAGGTTTGTTGGAATTGGAAGGGATATAACGACAGAGAGAATTCTCCTTGAGGAGAACGAGAGGTTAAAGTACTACGACATTCTAACGGGACTTTATAACTTTAATGGCTTTTCTGTCCACGTGGAGGATTTCTTAAATAAAAATCCCGACACTTTGTCTGCTCTTTTGATTTTGGATATAGCCAATTTTTCTTACATTAATAAAACTTTTGGCTCAGATTTTGGTGATGAAGTTTTAAGGAAAGTTACAGAAATCTTAAGAAGTAACTTTAAAAGAGAAGATATAGTTGGAAGAATAGGGGGAGATGAATTTGGAATATTTCTCAAAGATTTGTCAGATAAGAGGGATTTATTCTTAATTATTGAAAGGGTTAAGGATATCCTTAACCGGTACATCCCTTTAAAAGTTGGAAATAGAGAGTTGAACTTAGTCATTCATGGAGGAATTGCCGTTTATCCAGACGATGGAAGAACGTTTAAAGAGCTCTTACAGAATGCAACTGTTGCCTTGAAGGCAGCTAAAAGGAGCAAAGGTAGTGACATAAGAATTTTTAACAAGAGTTTGGAAAAGGAGATAGGTTCATTTTTAGTTGTAGACAATCTCCTATTTAATGCGGTAAGAAAGGAGTTATTTTTATTCCACTATCAGCCTTACTTTAATGTAAAAAGTAAAGAACTTGTCGGTTTTGAGGCACTTGTAAGGATAAGGGATGAAAATGGTATCCTTCACTATCCCGGTGAATTTATAGACGTTCTTGAGCAGTCTAACTATCTAAATCCATTTAGAGAATGGGCTTTAAAGGAAGTTTCAGAAAAGATAAAGAGGTGGAAAAGACCTATAAGTGTAAATATTTCTGCAAGAACGTTTAAAAATCCGAACTTTCCTAAACAGATTTTGGAGTATGTAAAGGAGCTCCCTGCTCCAATGGTTCTTGAAATAACAGAAAGGCTCTACATGTCTGAGGTGGAAAAATCGAAGGAAATTATTAAAGAACTTAGAAAGTGTAAGAACTTAAAAATTTCAATAGACGATTTTGGAACCGGATACTCCTCCCTTTCCTACTTAATGGATATAGATGCAGATACTATAAAAATAGACATATCGTTTGTGAGAAAAATGGTTAAGGATGAACGTTCAAGGATTATAGTAAAGGCAATAGTAACATTGGCAAAGGAACTTAACATGAAAACTGTAGCAGAAGGGGTAGAAACTGAAGAGCAGTTTGAAATAGTAAAGAGTATGGGAATTGATTACGTTCAGGGATTTTTCTTCTCTAAACCGCTTCCCGAGGAGGAAGTTGGTAAGCTACTCGGAAATTAAGTCGGGAAGAACAGAGGAAGCTGATTCCCGAAAAGTAAAGTCACAGTATTTAGAAATGGGAGTTTCCTCAGGATTAATCTCAACAAGTAAAGCTCCTCTTTTCTTCGCAATTAAAGGGAGTGATGCTGCTGGTTGAACTACTGCAGAAGTTCCAACAGTTATAAAGAGCTCACAGTTTTCAGAAAATAGAATTGCTTTTTCAAGGACATTCTCCGGCAGGCTCTCTCCAAACCAGACGACACCTGGCCCGACAACTTCTCCACACTTTGGACAAATTGGGAGCTCCCCACCATCAATTTTCCTGAATACATCCTCTTTTAATTTCTCTTCGGAAATTTTCTTTAAAAACTCCCTGCTTGAGAGAGGAAAGATAACAGAAAACTCCTTTTCAGGATAGAGAGCCCCACAGTATCTGCACTTTCCGTCAAAAATGTAGCCGTGGAGCTCCAGAAACTTCCTATTTCCGGCTTCCCTGTGGAGTCCATCAACGTTTTGGGTTACATGAATAAAATGGGGAAAAACTTTTTCCATTTTAGAAATGGCATAGTGGGCAGGGTTGGGGTTGGAATTTGCTATAAGGTGCATTCTCCAAATGTACCACTTCCAGACAAGCTGCGGATTTTGAAAAAAGGCCTCTGGGGTTGCGAGTTCTGTCGGGTTAAACTTGTTCCAAAGGCCGTCTTTACCTCTAAATGTAGGAATTCCGCTCTCTGCACTTAAACCGGCACCTGACAGAAGAACGACCTTTTTTACCTCTTTTAGAATTTTGATTAGCTTTTCTTTCATTTTTGATTGGTGCCCGGGGCGGGATTTGAACCCGCACGGGATTTCTCCCACAGGATCCTGAGTCCTGCGCGTCTGCCTATTCCGCCACCCGGGCAGGTTTTTCATTTTACGTGATAATATTAACTGTCATTTAGAATTTGTCAACGAATTGTTCGATTGTTCGAGGGTGTTTGAAAATTGCCATAGGAAACAAAAAAGCCTATCCTCTCCGGTATGAGAGCTAAAATTCTCAACTTCAGAAAAGTTTTCAAACTCACTCAAAACTACATGCACCGAAGAGGACAGGCTCTAATTAAATATTTATATCCAATCAGGACAAAAAGGGTGTTCTCGTTCAATACATGGTGGACACCCTGGAGTTTTTTAATATATTCCTCAAACTTCTCTACTGGAGTCTTATAACCAAGACTTTGATGAGGCCTAACGAAGTTGTAAAAGTTTAGATACCTAAATAGTTTCCTGTTCATTTCATCAATTTTCGGCTCAGTCCCTTCTATCATCCACAGTTCCTTCTCCACCGTCTGTA is a window encoding:
- a CDS encoding ArnT family glycosyltransferase; amino-acid sequence: MEKWEDKFFKWFSLFLLFALLINVGTLVLIHEEPRRGIITFEMLKSNNFLQPTVLGVPYFKKPPLHEWITSLLSLPFGVSETTLRLPSAIAVFLTSFTLFFLLKNFLGRRGALFSSLIYPTFFVVLFGYSTKCEPDTIFTLFVTLSILLFFYFFEKKREFTAWFLGYFFTSLALLTKGLPAVQFFLFFLFSYFLINRNFKKLLSINHLIGLLAGIFPFLLWLLSVNTDQAIKTLFSEVLSRAPGKVNFLHAVKNYTTYPFRFLLSTFPWSFIFLYYIFKRRINWRTEDNLIKVFSITFLLDTLLYWVFPGSRLRYLMPALPLFSVILSQFFLKEKLIHKRAKEILRFTVEILVPLGIVAGVLITGYPSLILKETLIFLIFLYGIYFFFLPRFNFSYVVILISVLMVILRGFYSSYYYPIAEYKYPPVRITAKQIARDTEKYELFTKTTYLQLCFYVEKYKNKVLYFVENPPEDSLFLSQRREGNVLKEYNLGKHRFFLCSYGIKSLRQ
- a CDS encoding bifunctional diguanylate cyclase/phosphodiesterase; the encoded protein is MLNFAVCSHVVETKKEFSFWRKFSDFFSRKLNTKIEIVTFENYLEEKNKALKASYDIYYSNPVISYTLYKRGYKPIARFRNKKDNFVVIGYKKFFENSNTVITTYVETNLLPVLIIENFDFLRTNVAFSKNQSEVYKRVKEGVADFGIMYEETYLEIEDSNKPPVILKINSNLEHTLMVKPEHYEKIKEYVEKFDELKRITEDEFLEGLTEKLPIISFLKTKEIFDIAKAVYHNPYVGIAIYKDTIVYASENIQRILGYSLDELKKLRPQDIVVENYREVVEKAYNKRLKGEFFFKGYEYVKLRTKSGNYIYAFVFSSTILYQNSYAGLLFIIDVTKEVLFRKFYSILRNVNRAIISVLTERELFEVICRTLKKELEIKFAWIGVIDEKTKKFKKIYKCGQDDRYLEVFNVSIDKSILNTEDFTIKAYEEGEIVLNPSVEKGKERWKSEMLKRNFLSSVSVPIMKNGKVYAVLNIYSPISRFFDDSYRSLFEELSNDLSFALEKIDSIKKSVVLENSIEKATEWVIITDKNGKIEYVNDYVCEISGYSKEELLGKRPSIFKSGYHSEEFYRKLWETISSGKEFSAVFVNRAKSGKLFYLEQKIVPVTLPDGESRFVGIGRDITTERILLEENERLKYYDILTGLYNFNGFSVHVEDFLNKNPDTLSALLILDIANFSYINKTFGSDFGDEVLRKVTEILRSNFKREDIVGRIGGDEFGIFLKDLSDKRDLFLIIERVKDILNRYIPLKVGNRELNLVIHGGIAVYPDDGRTFKELLQNATVALKAAKRSKGSDIRIFNKSLEKEIGSFLVVDNLLFNAVRKELFLFHYQPYFNVKSKELVGFEALVRIRDENGILHYPGEFIDVLEQSNYLNPFREWALKEVSEKIKRWKRPISVNISARTFKNPNFPKQILEYVKELPAPMVLEITERLYMSEVEKSKEIIKELRKCKNLKISIDDFGTGYSSLSYLMDIDADTIKIDISFVRKMVKDERSRIIVKAIVTLAKELNMKTVAEGVETEEQFEIVKSMGIDYVQGFFFSKPLPEEEVGKLLGN
- a CDS encoding SIR2 family NAD-dependent protein deacylase; the protein is MKEKLIKILKEVKKVVLLSGAGLSAESGIPTFRGKDGLWNKFNPTELATPEAFFQNPQLVWKWYIWRMHLIANSNPNPAHYAISKMEKVFPHFIHVTQNVDGLHREAGNRKFLELHGYIFDGKCRYCGALYPEKEFSVIFPLSSREFLKKISEEKLKEDVFRKIDGGELPICPKCGEVVGPGVVWFGESLPENVLEKAILFSENCELFITVGTSAVVQPAASLPLIAKKRGALLVEINPEETPISKYCDFTFRESASSVLPDLISE